In a single window of the Nocardiopsis composta genome:
- the dcd gene encoding dCTP deaminase, producing the protein MLLSDRDIRSEIESGRVKIDPYDPGMIQPSSIDVRLDRFFRVFENHRYPHIDPAVEQPDLTRLVEVGADSEFILHPGEFVLASTYEVVTLPEDIASRLEGKSSLGRLGLLTHSTAGFIDPGFSGHVTLELSNVATLPMKLYPGMKIGQLCMFRLTSPAEHPYGSDRYGSRYQGQRGPTPSRAYLNFSRAEI; encoded by the coding sequence GTGCTGCTCTCTGATCGGGATATCAGGTCCGAAATCGAGTCCGGGCGGGTGAAGATCGACCCGTACGACCCGGGGATGATCCAGCCGTCGAGCATCGACGTCCGGCTGGATCGGTTCTTCCGCGTGTTCGAGAACCACCGGTACCCGCACATCGATCCGGCGGTGGAGCAGCCGGACCTGACCCGGCTGGTCGAGGTGGGGGCGGACAGCGAGTTCATCCTGCACCCGGGGGAGTTCGTGCTGGCGTCCACCTACGAGGTGGTGACGCTGCCGGAGGACATCGCCAGCCGGCTGGAGGGCAAGAGTTCGCTGGGGCGGCTCGGGCTGCTGACCCATTCGACGGCGGGCTTCATCGACCCCGGGTTCTCCGGGCACGTGACGCTGGAGCTGTCCAACGTGGCGACGCTGCCGATGAAGCTGTACCCGGGGATGAAGATCGGGCAGCTGTGCATGTTCCGGCTGACCTCGCCGGCCGAGCACCCCTACGGGTCGGACCGGTACGGGTCGCGCTACCAGGGGCAGCGGGGGCCGACGCCGTCGCGGGCCTACCTGAACTTCAGCCGCGCGGAGATCTGA
- a CDS encoding TetR/AcrR family transcriptional regulator, translating to MARPKNQEQRRQALIAAALDSAGSKGLRSLSLADVAKRAGLTRGAVLYYYEDLDALLVEAHKAGIQRFCDRRDTLVQSLDSPGDQLAAAIRAGLPSGPDDALMRLLYEFDVLAGQSAVHDELVEAMYTRQLAIYTSVLEAGTASGDFAPVLDIETLAMNLVALEDAYGLHIVAGNSHITVDKAEQAMRAASTGLGAPPTPDGGETPPA from the coding sequence ATGGCCCGACCCAAGAACCAGGAGCAGCGCAGGCAGGCCCTCATCGCGGCCGCCCTCGACTCGGCGGGGAGCAAGGGGCTGCGCTCGCTCTCCCTGGCCGACGTCGCCAAGCGGGCGGGCCTCACCCGCGGCGCCGTCCTGTACTACTACGAGGACCTGGACGCCCTGCTCGTCGAGGCGCACAAGGCCGGCATCCAGCGCTTCTGCGACCGGCGCGACACCCTGGTGCAGAGCCTGGACTCCCCCGGCGACCAGCTGGCCGCGGCCATCCGCGCGGGCCTGCCGTCGGGCCCCGACGACGCCCTGATGCGCCTGCTCTACGAGTTCGACGTGCTGGCCGGCCAGTCCGCGGTCCACGACGAGCTGGTCGAGGCGATGTACACCCGGCAGCTGGCGATCTACACCTCGGTCCTCGAGGCCGGCACCGCCTCCGGCGACTTCGCCCCGGTCCTCGACATCGAGACGCTGGCCATGAACCTGGTCGCCCTGGAAGACGCCTACGGCCTGCACATCGTGGCCGGCAACAGCCACATCACCGTCGACAAGGCCGAACAGGCCATGCGAGCGGCCTCCACCGGCCTCGGCGCACCCCCGACCCCCGACGGCGGGGAGACCCCGCCCGCCTGA
- a CDS encoding APC family permease, with protein sequence MTDPTTSGPPQGAEDGAAPDGARPLRRTLKLRHIVFVGLAYMAPMAVFDTFGIVASATDGRVPLAYLLTIAAVLVTALGYARMARLIPSAGSAYTYARRMIDPSVGFLVGWSATLGYLLLPTLNSLLAAIYMGAVLPGVPAWVWVLSTIAVCTLLNLVGVRLAAQANLLLVLVQIVVAAAFLVFAVRNIVLGAGGAEASLAPFDPTGVPAGALLGGASLLALSFLGFDAVTTMSEEAVHPKRDVPRAILVIVAGAGLFFVATTYLMQVIFPDVSEVGDIVGASPEIARHIGGAAFQALFVGGYMFAVLGCGLTQQMTAARLLFAMGRDGMIPRRLFGRVSRSTRVPVANILFIAVLACSALFLDLEAAASLINFGAFIAFAAVNASLIAAYFRVLRPAGRGGPIGWVALPAVGVAVNVALWLGLEPGAKIVGGLWVAAGFAYLLWSTRLFRRSPLELADPDMV encoded by the coding sequence ATGACGGATCCGACGACGTCCGGCCCGCCGCAGGGCGCCGAGGACGGAGCGGCGCCGGACGGCGCCCGGCCGCTGCGCCGGACCCTGAAGCTGCGGCACATCGTGTTCGTGGGCCTGGCCTACATGGCCCCCATGGCCGTCTTCGACACCTTCGGCATCGTCGCCTCGGCCACCGACGGGCGGGTACCGCTCGCCTACCTGCTCACCATCGCCGCCGTCCTGGTCACCGCCCTCGGCTACGCCCGGATGGCGCGCCTGATCCCCAGCGCCGGATCCGCCTACACCTACGCGCGGCGGATGATCGACCCCTCGGTGGGCTTCCTGGTCGGCTGGTCGGCGACGCTGGGGTACCTGCTGCTGCCGACGCTCAACTCGCTGCTCGCCGCGATCTACATGGGAGCGGTGCTGCCCGGGGTCCCGGCGTGGGTCTGGGTGCTGTCCACCATCGCGGTGTGCACCCTGCTCAACCTGGTGGGGGTGCGGCTGGCCGCCCAGGCCAACCTGCTGCTGGTGCTCGTGCAGATCGTCGTGGCCGCGGCGTTCCTGGTCTTCGCCGTCCGCAACATCGTGCTGGGCGCCGGCGGGGCGGAGGCCTCCCTGGCGCCGTTCGACCCCACCGGCGTCCCCGCCGGCGCCCTGCTCGGCGGGGCCTCGCTGCTCGCCCTGTCGTTCCTCGGCTTCGACGCGGTCACCACGATGTCCGAGGAGGCCGTGCACCCGAAGCGGGACGTGCCCCGCGCCATCCTCGTCATCGTCGCCGGCGCCGGGCTCTTCTTCGTCGCCACGACCTACCTCATGCAGGTGATCTTCCCGGACGTGTCCGAGGTGGGCGACATCGTCGGCGCGTCCCCGGAGATCGCCCGGCACATCGGCGGGGCGGCGTTCCAGGCGCTGTTCGTGGGCGGCTACATGTTCGCCGTGCTGGGCTGCGGGCTGACCCAGCAGATGACCGCCGCCCGCCTGCTGTTCGCCATGGGCCGCGACGGGATGATCCCCCGCCGGCTGTTCGGCCGCGTCTCCCGGTCCACCCGGGTGCCGGTGGCCAACATCCTCTTCATCGCGGTCCTGGCCTGCTCGGCGCTCTTCCTCGACCTGGAGGCGGCGGCCTCGCTGATCAACTTCGGCGCGTTCATCGCCTTCGCCGCGGTGAACGCCTCCCTGATCGCGGCCTACTTCCGGGTGCTGCGGCCCGCGGGGCGCGGCGGCCCGATCGGCTGGGTGGCCCTGCCCGCGGTCGGCGTGGCGGTCAACGTCGCCCTGTGGCTCGGCCTCGAACCCGGCGCCAAGATCGTCGGGGGCCTCTGGGTGGCCGCCGGGTTCGCCTACCTGCTCTGGTCGACCCGGCTGTTCCGGCGGAGCCCCCTCGAACTCGCGGACCCGGACATGGTGTGA
- a CDS encoding AAA family ATPase — MSRLPSSHRTLVHPDYGMFQIFTEERGIDDPALSVPGEEPLSAGEHSVYVGSLQNNVDVSLELQSWDAEPAPEDGRDGHRTVPLRPPGRVIGVSQITAGGLTGLLTLPAPAGTGSASTTAAGGRPTRRSSGSTRTSTRRSAKRRTRPSPAGSGTSPGSGPTPDRTPAPARPRGDGEPRPARGPARFPAPVPGRRTARRYVDGVLIGREEETAAVARLVDGARAGVSGALVVRGEAGIGKTALLDAAARGADGFRVLRATGVEAEAGLPFGALHMLLRPVLPAVDGLPEAQAAAVRGALGLSEGEAGGRFLVGLAVLTLLSELAARRPVLCLVDDAHWLDDASADVLLFAARRLHAEGVAFLFAAREGFDAPGVEELSPAPLGREAATGLLAERFPGLPRDVRDRVVAEAEGNPLALVELPGGLTDEQRAGRAAAPAAFPVRRRVLESLGARIDRLPEGTRLLLAVAAAEGTGELGTVLQAARELGAAETDLDPAERAGLVHVSGVALAFRHPLIRSACYQATPPSVRLAIHRALAGVLDGDRRALQLAAAATGPDEGTAGELERAAERARRRGALPSAVPFYERAAELSADPADRARRLTRAAQSSITVGRTERADALAEQAAALTDDPVLLAGTAMVRGTVEIERGVPARAARVLLDRAAPITGRDPALALTLLVMAADSAWAAGEAGAVREAARLAEGIAEEPGGADGFLPAPGSAAASVSALGLLAAGDVRGALPRLREAVALAGAAPPGSLIVRLHLCAVALLIGDDAAAVRLGGADAATTCRRGLLGALPAVLQMQAQAQLMAGRHRDAALSVQEALTFARDTGQTHRGARLSAVAARAAAIEGDAERCRRLAERSAGTAESAAAAECALGLLDLVSGRPAEALRRFGGALSGPARATGPAVSSSADLVEAAVLAGEPERGRKALAGFAEWAQAADRPWARALAARCRALLAAPEEAGGHFAAAMAEHEAGERPFERARTALLYGEWLRRRRQRAEARDLLRTALEAFERLGAAPWADRARAELRAAGETAPARGGDAPASLLTPQELQIARLAAAGASNRDIASRLFLSHRTVEYHLYKAYPKLGVRSRAELARLDLSDG, encoded by the coding sequence GTGAGCCGTCTGCCGAGCAGCCACCGCACCCTGGTCCACCCCGACTACGGGATGTTCCAGATCTTCACCGAGGAGCGGGGGATCGACGACCCCGCGCTCTCCGTTCCCGGGGAGGAGCCGCTCAGCGCCGGTGAGCACTCCGTCTACGTCGGCAGCCTGCAGAACAACGTCGACGTCTCTCTGGAGCTGCAGTCGTGGGACGCCGAACCGGCCCCCGAGGACGGCCGGGACGGCCACCGAACGGTCCCGCTCCGGCCGCCCGGCAGGGTCATCGGCGTCAGCCAGATCACCGCCGGCGGGCTGACCGGCCTGCTCACCCTCCCCGCCCCGGCCGGTACCGGTTCCGCGTCCACCACCGCGGCCGGCGGGAGACCTACCAGGCGCTCTTCGGGGAGTACGCGGACGTCGACTCGCCGGAGTGCGAAGCGGCGCACCAGGCCCTCGCCGGCCGGGAGCGGCACCTCGCCCGGTTCTGGCCCGACCCCTGACCGAACCCCCGCCCCGGCCCGCCCGCGCGGGGACGGGGAGCCCCGGCCGGCACGGGGGCCGGCCCGATTCCCGGCTCCGGTGCCGGGGCGGCGCACCGCCCGGCGCTACGTTGATGGCGTGCTGATAGGGCGGGAAGAGGAGACGGCCGCCGTCGCCCGGCTGGTCGACGGGGCGCGGGCCGGGGTGAGCGGGGCGCTGGTGGTGCGCGGGGAGGCCGGGATCGGCAAGACCGCGCTGCTGGACGCCGCCGCACGTGGCGCCGACGGGTTCCGGGTGCTGCGGGCCACCGGGGTGGAGGCCGAGGCGGGGCTGCCGTTCGGCGCGCTGCACATGCTGCTCCGGCCGGTGCTGCCCGCCGTCGACGGGCTTCCGGAGGCCCAGGCCGCGGCGGTGCGCGGCGCCCTCGGGCTGTCCGAGGGCGAGGCCGGCGGGCGGTTCCTGGTCGGGCTCGCGGTGCTCACCCTGCTGTCCGAGCTGGCCGCCCGGCGCCCGGTGCTGTGCCTGGTCGACGACGCGCACTGGCTCGACGACGCCTCCGCCGACGTGCTGCTGTTCGCCGCCCGGCGGCTGCACGCCGAAGGGGTGGCGTTCCTCTTCGCGGCGCGCGAGGGGTTCGACGCCCCCGGCGTCGAGGAGCTCTCCCCCGCGCCGCTGGGCCGGGAGGCCGCCACCGGGCTGCTCGCCGAGCGCTTCCCCGGGCTCCCCCGCGACGTGCGGGACCGGGTCGTCGCCGAGGCGGAGGGGAACCCGCTGGCCCTGGTCGAACTGCCCGGCGGCCTCACCGACGAGCAGCGGGCCGGCCGCGCCGCCGCACCCGCCGCGTTCCCCGTCCGGCGGCGCGTACTGGAGTCGCTGGGCGCCCGCATCGACCGGCTGCCCGAGGGGACCCGGCTGCTGCTGGCCGTCGCCGCCGCCGAGGGCACCGGGGAGCTGGGCACCGTGCTGCAGGCCGCGCGGGAGCTCGGCGCCGCCGAGACCGACCTGGACCCGGCCGAGCGCGCCGGCCTGGTGCACGTCTCCGGTGTCGCGCTCGCCTTCCGCCACCCGCTGATCCGGTCCGCGTGCTACCAGGCCACACCGCCCTCGGTCCGGCTGGCGATCCACCGGGCCCTGGCCGGGGTGCTCGACGGGGACCGGCGCGCGCTGCAGCTGGCCGCGGCGGCGACCGGCCCGGACGAGGGCACCGCCGGCGAACTGGAGCGGGCCGCCGAGCGGGCCCGGCGGCGGGGCGCGCTCCCCTCCGCGGTGCCGTTCTACGAGCGCGCCGCCGAGCTCAGCGCCGACCCCGCGGACCGGGCCCGGCGGCTCACCCGGGCCGCCCAGTCCTCGATCACCGTGGGCCGCACCGAGCGGGCGGACGCCCTCGCCGAGCAGGCGGCGGCGCTGACCGACGACCCGGTGCTGCTGGCGGGCACCGCGATGGTGCGCGGCACCGTGGAGATCGAGCGGGGCGTCCCGGCGCGCGCCGCGCGGGTGCTGCTCGACCGGGCCGCCCCGATCACCGGCCGGGACCCGGCCCTGGCGCTGACCCTGCTGGTCATGGCCGCCGACTCCGCGTGGGCGGCCGGCGAGGCCGGGGCGGTGCGGGAGGCCGCGCGGCTGGCCGAGGGGATCGCCGAGGAGCCGGGCGGGGCGGACGGGTTCCTCCCCGCGCCCGGGTCGGCCGCCGCGTCCGTGTCCGCGCTCGGCCTGCTCGCCGCGGGCGACGTCCGGGGCGCGCTGCCGCGGCTGCGCGAGGCGGTCGCACTGGCCGGGGCCGCCCCGCCGGGCAGCCTCATCGTCCGGCTGCACCTGTGCGCGGTCGCGCTGCTCATCGGGGACGACGCGGCGGCCGTGCGGCTGGGCGGCGCGGACGCCGCGACCACCTGCCGGCGCGGCCTGCTCGGGGCGCTCCCGGCGGTGCTGCAGATGCAGGCGCAGGCGCAGCTGATGGCCGGCCGGCACCGGGACGCCGCGCTGTCGGTGCAGGAGGCGCTGACCTTCGCGCGCGACACCGGGCAGACCCACCGCGGCGCCCGGCTGAGCGCGGTGGCCGCGCGGGCCGCGGCCATCGAGGGCGACGCGGAGCGCTGCCGCCGCCTCGCCGAGAGGTCCGCCGGGACCGCGGAGTCCGCAGCGGCCGCGGAGTGCGCGCTGGGCCTGCTCGACCTGGTGTCCGGCCGTCCGGCCGAGGCGCTGCGCCGGTTCGGCGGGGCGCTGTCCGGGCCGGCGCGCGCCACCGGTCCGGCCGTCTCCTCCTCCGCCGACCTGGTCGAGGCGGCGGTGCTGGCCGGGGAGCCCGAGCGCGGCCGGAAGGCGCTCGCCGGGTTCGCGGAGTGGGCGCAGGCCGCGGACCGGCCGTGGGCCCGGGCGCTGGCGGCGCGGTGCCGCGCCCTGCTCGCCGCGCCGGAGGAGGCGGGCGGCCACTTCGCCGCGGCGATGGCGGAGCACGAGGCCGGCGAGCGCCCGTTCGAGCGGGCCCGCACCGCGCTGCTGTACGGGGAGTGGCTGCGCCGGCGCAGGCAGCGGGCCGAGGCGCGGGACCTGCTGCGGACCGCGCTGGAGGCCTTCGAGCGGCTGGGCGCCGCCCCGTGGGCCGACCGGGCCCGAGCCGAGCTGCGCGCGGCCGGCGAGACCGCCCCGGCCCGGGGCGGCGACGCTCCGGCGTCCCTGCTCACCCCGCAGGAGCTGCAGATCGCCCGGCTGGCCGCCGCGGGGGCGAGCAACCGCGACATCGCGTCGCGGCTCTTCCTGAGCCACCGCACCGTCGAGTACCACCTGTACAAGGCCTACCCGAAGCTCGGCGTCCGGTCCCGCGCCGAGCTGGCCCGCCTCGACCTCTCCGACGGCTGA
- a CDS encoding amidohydrolase: MLDLLLTGARVRTFDPENPWAEAVGVAAGRIGYVGDAEGAPPAREVRHAGGALITPGIIDSHNHLLLGFDPDAVSLEGAHTLAEVRDRIRGLAENRPDLEWICAENAVYSVVEGRRPDAGDLAGLTDRPVFVTTYDQHSVWLNRAALAALGIADGADIAWGRPEHDADGRPTGWVTDFYTSAMTTAGLAALQRDIPMYSPRRRYRKLLGSLEMATRSGITTVVEPQVPLAEQELFLRAEAEGRLSSRVVAALFHPIDADAGFRRDLKAAVGAAPASDRLRFGPVKLYADDVIEPHTAWMLEDYANRPGHRGHPSAPLGELTGIITELDRLGFQTHTHATGDGGVRLALDAIEHARRANRTTDRRHGIVHVECLHPDDLPRFSELGVVAAMQPRHASPDLIKGTWMENVGEERWDRAWRIRSLMESGAHVALSSDWQVGEMDPLVGVYSALTRAGLDGAESWTPAERIGIDDALRGYTAEGAWAWHEEGRAGVIRRGARADVVVWSDDLYKLAEEPEALLEQHAALTVVGGEIVHDAEEAGPPRAEPAPTGRCSAHAHGEGPA, encoded by the coding sequence ATGCTCGACCTGCTGCTGACCGGCGCCCGGGTGCGCACCTTCGATCCCGAGAACCCGTGGGCCGAGGCGGTCGGCGTGGCCGCCGGCCGCATCGGCTACGTCGGGGACGCGGAGGGGGCGCCTCCCGCGCGGGAGGTGCGCCATGCGGGCGGCGCGCTCATCACCCCCGGCATCATCGACAGCCACAACCACCTGCTGCTCGGGTTCGACCCCGACGCCGTCAGCCTGGAGGGCGCGCACACCCTGGCAGAGGTCCGGGACCGGATCCGCGGGCTGGCCGAGAACCGGCCCGACCTGGAGTGGATCTGCGCGGAGAACGCGGTCTACTCGGTGGTCGAGGGCCGCCGGCCCGACGCCGGCGACCTCGCCGGACTCACCGACCGGCCCGTCTTCGTCACCACCTACGACCAGCACTCCGTCTGGCTGAACCGGGCGGCGCTGGCCGCCCTGGGCATCGCCGACGGCGCCGACATCGCCTGGGGCCGGCCGGAACACGACGCCGACGGGCGCCCGACCGGCTGGGTCACCGACTTCTACACCAGCGCCATGACCACCGCGGGCCTCGCCGCCCTCCAGCGCGACATCCCGATGTACTCGCCCCGGCGCCGCTACCGCAAGCTGCTCGGCAGCCTGGAGATGGCCACCCGGTCCGGCATCACCACGGTCGTCGAACCCCAGGTCCCCCTGGCCGAGCAGGAGCTGTTCCTGCGGGCCGAGGCGGAGGGCCGGCTCTCCTCGCGGGTGGTCGCGGCGCTGTTCCACCCGATCGACGCCGACGCCGGCTTCCGCAGGGACCTCAAGGCGGCCGTCGGCGCCGCCCCCGCCTCCGACCGGCTCCGCTTCGGCCCGGTCAAGCTCTACGCCGACGACGTCATCGAGCCGCACACCGCGTGGATGCTGGAGGACTACGCCAACCGCCCCGGCCACCGGGGCCATCCCTCGGCCCCGCTCGGCGAGCTGACCGGGATCATCACCGAGCTCGACCGGCTCGGGTTCCAGACCCACACGCACGCCACCGGGGACGGCGGCGTGCGGCTGGCGCTCGACGCGATCGAGCACGCCCGGCGGGCCAACCGGACCACCGACCGGCGGCACGGCATCGTGCACGTCGAGTGCCTGCACCCCGACGACCTGCCGCGCTTCTCCGAACTGGGGGTCGTCGCCGCGATGCAGCCGCGCCACGCCTCCCCCGACCTGATCAAGGGGACGTGGATGGAGAACGTCGGGGAGGAGCGCTGGGACCGGGCCTGGCGGATCCGCTCGCTGATGGAGTCCGGGGCGCACGTCGCGCTCTCCAGCGACTGGCAGGTCGGGGAGATGGACCCGCTGGTGGGCGTCTACTCGGCGCTGACCCGGGCCGGCCTGGACGGCGCCGAGTCCTGGACGCCCGCCGAGCGCATCGGCATCGACGACGCCCTGCGCGGCTACACGGCCGAGGGCGCCTGGGCCTGGCACGAGGAGGGCCGGGCCGGGGTGATCCGCCGCGGGGCCCGGGCCGACGTCGTCGTCTGGTCCGACGACCTCTACAAGCTCGCGGAGGAGCCGGAGGCGCTGCTGGAGCAGCACGCGGCGCTGACCGTCGTCGGCGGCGAGATCGTGCACGACGCCGAGGAGGCCGGTCCGCCGCGCGCGGAGCCCGCACCGACCGGGCGGTGCTCCGCCCATGCCCATGGGGAGGGCCCGGCATGA
- a CDS encoding rhomboid family intramembrane serine protease, whose translation MTHSRIVAILTVAAFAAAMWIIEIADTLFGGALDAAFGLRSWDLGAPWTVLTAPFMHADFTHLMSNTVPFLVLGSLVAISGGLSRFVWTTLIVMAVSGIGVWLLSAPGTLTVGASGLVFGYFGYTVLRGIVERRTVDIVIMICVIIFYGTLIWGVLPQSAGVSWQAHLFGFLGGLLAAWFLPTRTRPRPPVQGGYGGPYPGYRY comes from the coding sequence GTGACGCACTCGCGGATAGTCGCCATACTCACCGTCGCGGCGTTCGCCGCCGCGATGTGGATCATCGAGATCGCCGACACCCTCTTCGGCGGTGCGCTCGACGCGGCCTTCGGTCTGCGCTCCTGGGACCTCGGCGCACCGTGGACCGTGCTGACCGCCCCCTTCATGCACGCCGACTTCACCCACCTGATGAGCAACACGGTGCCGTTCCTGGTGCTGGGTTCACTGGTGGCGATCAGCGGCGGCCTGAGCCGGTTCGTGTGGACCACCCTCATCGTGATGGCGGTCAGCGGCATCGGCGTCTGGCTGCTCTCCGCCCCGGGCACCCTCACCGTCGGCGCCAGCGGCCTGGTCTTCGGCTACTTCGGCTACACGGTGCTGCGCGGCATCGTGGAGCGCAGGACGGTCGACATCGTCATCATGATCTGCGTGATCATCTTCTACGGCACGCTGATCTGGGGCGTCCTGCCGCAGTCGGCCGGTGTGTCCTGGCAGGCCCACCTGTTCGGCTTCCTCGGCGGCCTGCTCGCCGCCTGGTTCCTGCCCACCCGCACCCGCCCCCGGCCCCCGGTCCAGGGCGGCTACGGCGGCCCCTACCCCGGCTACCGCTACTGA
- a CDS encoding TetR/AcrR family transcriptional regulator — protein MSASAEGLRADARRNRTAILRAARRAVAAEGTSVSLALIARAAGVGAGTVHRHFPTKEGLLEAVLADRLDELVARAERRRDLTDPGGAFFALLTDVIESAGERGPLCDALRPDAGWPRTVLSAAVLRFEEALRDQLSAAQRSGAVRADVTAGEVRALIIGCVAMRASGSGGERMARAALRVLRAEGAPAGDVAAGGAPNRDAAPAPPEIRDGAGPDGWCRMCGAALEVRRVGRPARYCGPACRKRAQRRRDRDGARAV, from the coding sequence ATGAGCGCTTCTGCGGAGGGCCTCCGGGCCGACGCCAGGCGGAACCGCACCGCCATCCTCCGGGCGGCCCGGCGCGCCGTGGCGGCGGAGGGCACGTCCGTCTCGCTCGCCCTGATCGCGCGCGCGGCGGGGGTGGGCGCCGGAACCGTGCACCGGCACTTCCCCACCAAGGAAGGGCTGCTCGAAGCGGTCCTCGCGGACCGGCTCGACGAACTCGTGGCGCGCGCGGAACGCAGACGGGACCTCACCGACCCGGGCGGCGCCTTCTTCGCGCTGCTCACCGACGTCATCGAATCCGCGGGCGAGCGGGGTCCGCTCTGCGACGCGCTGCGGCCGGACGCGGGCTGGCCGCGGACCGTGCTGAGCGCCGCGGTGCTCCGCTTCGAGGAGGCGCTGCGCGACCAGCTGTCCGCGGCGCAGCGCAGCGGCGCCGTCCGCGCCGACGTCACCGCCGGGGAGGTGCGGGCGCTGATCATCGGCTGCGTCGCGATGCGGGCGAGCGGGAGCGGCGGCGAACGGATGGCGCGGGCCGCGCTGCGGGTGCTGCGCGCGGAGGGGGCGCCGGCCGGGGATGTGGCGGCGGGCGGCGCGCCGAACCGTGACGCGGCGCCCGCTCCCCCGGAGATCCGTGACGGCGCGGGGCCGGACGGGTGGTGCCGGATGTGCGGGGCCGCCCTGGAGGTCCGCCGCGTCGGGCGCCCTGCGCGCTACTGCGGCCCGGCCTGCCGGAAACGGGCCCAGCGGCGCCGGGACAGGGACGGCGCGCGGGCGGTCTGA
- a CDS encoding quaternary amine ABC transporter ATP-binding protein, producing MFGKRADKAVELLSDGRHRDEIADLNVTAAVIDVSFEVQPGEIFVVMGLSGSGKSTLIRMLNGLLTPTAGRVEVEGTDITALSKPGLRKLRSEKISMVFQHFALFPHRTVKENAAYGLEVRGVPKEAREAKAVEALEMVGLAGWEDKVPGQLSGGMQQRVGLARALAADTDIILMDEAFSALDPLIRRDMQTQLLELQETLGKTIIFITHDLNEAMRLGDRICVLRDGRTAQIGTAEEILNDPANDYVAQFVEDVDRTRVLTASSVMEAPIPVVAPDNGPRAALRTMRENQTSYAFVQRRDRRLVGGIKESAVGKAVRENAKELTGLIDTEIERVAPDTAVADLFAQAAESAFPLAVVDGDERLVGVIPRGTLLAALATPDENGDGEAETAESAGEQGDGAGKDGEGAAVEEPAAAEEGGSK from the coding sequence GTGTTCGGGAAGAGGGCCGACAAGGCCGTCGAACTCCTCTCCGACGGGCGGCACCGGGACGAGATCGCCGACCTGAACGTGACCGCCGCGGTGATCGACGTGTCGTTCGAGGTCCAGCCGGGCGAGATCTTCGTCGTCATGGGCCTGTCCGGGTCGGGCAAGTCGACCCTGATCCGGATGCTCAACGGCCTGCTCACGCCCACGGCGGGGCGGGTCGAGGTGGAGGGCACCGACATCACCGCCCTGTCCAAGCCCGGGCTGCGCAAGCTGCGCAGCGAGAAGATCAGCATGGTCTTCCAGCACTTCGCGCTCTTCCCGCACCGCACGGTGAAGGAGAACGCCGCCTACGGCCTGGAGGTCCGCGGCGTCCCGAAGGAGGCCCGCGAGGCCAAGGCCGTGGAGGCGCTGGAGATGGTCGGCCTGGCCGGCTGGGAGGACAAGGTCCCCGGCCAGCTCTCCGGCGGCATGCAGCAGCGCGTCGGCCTGGCCCGCGCGCTGGCCGCCGACACCGACATCATCCTGATGGACGAGGCGTTCAGCGCCCTGGACCCGCTGATCCGCAGGGACATGCAGACCCAGCTGCTGGAGCTGCAGGAGACGCTGGGCAAGACCATCATCTTCATCACCCACGACCTCAACGAGGCGATGCGGCTGGGCGACCGGATCTGCGTGCTGCGCGACGGGCGCACGGCCCAGATCGGCACCGCCGAGGAGATCCTCAACGACCCGGCCAACGACTACGTGGCCCAGTTCGTCGAGGACGTCGACCGCACCCGGGTGCTCACCGCCTCCTCGGTGATGGAGGCGCCGATCCCGGTGGTCGCGCCGGACAACGGCCCGCGCGCCGCGCTGCGCACCATGCGGGAGAACCAGACCTCCTACGCCTTCGTGCAGCGCCGCGACCGCCGCCTGGTCGGCGGGATCAAGGAGAGCGCGGTCGGCAAGGCCGTCCGGGAGAACGCCAAGGAGCTCACCGGGCTGATCGACACCGAGATCGAGCGGGTCGCGCCGGACACCGCGGTCGCCGACCTGTTCGCCCAGGCCGCGGAGAGCGCGTTCCCGCTGGCCGTGGTGGACGGCGACGAGCGCCTGGTCGGGGTGATCCCGCGGGGGACCCTGCTGGCGGCGCTGGCGACGCCGGACGAGAACGGCGACGGCGAGGCCGAGACCGCGGAGAGCGCCGGTGAGCAGGGCGACGGCGCCGGGAAGGACGGCGAGGGAGCCGCCGTCGAAGAGCCGGCCGCCGCAGAGGAGGGGGGAAGCAAGTGA